TGAATATTATTGATCCTTATGATTATACATGGTTAATGGATTGAATCAATCCAGAATTGATTTGAATTTGGTTTGGTTTAATCCGGTTCAATGCGGAACAAATATAATTGGTTCCGGGTTGAATCAAGATCAACATTAATAGTATTTTAATCCGATTCGTTTGAATCGGGTACCGAAACTAGTTCATGACTGGTTTCATAGTACtatttttatctatatatatagataattaataaataaattatgaattgATATTAGAATTATATCTAAGTTTTCAGATTTATAATggttttttaaattcaatttagtCTCAATCTAGTCCAATCCGATTCCAATCCTGCTTAATTCAATTTCGATTTTGGATTGGGTTACATTCTCAATCCAGTAAATCTGAAATCGATTTAATCCGATATCAAACCAGATTGTTCTTGTCTCATTATCCTGCAATCCACAACCGATTCCGATCCGGTAACATGTCTATGTATGATCATAGTTTGGACTAGAGCTATATACAACTTGAGCGACTCGCAAATAGCTTGACTCGAGCTCAATATGATCGAGCTCGAATCGAGTTCAAGTAATTAGTGAATCTGGTCGAGTAGCTAGCTATATATTTTCGAGCTTCAGTAACTCGACACGTTATCAAGTCGAACTCGATCTTTAAAATTAATACTCGATTGAGTCGAGCTCGAATTCGAgtacttcaattttttttttgagtcgAGCTAGAGTAGTGTGATATTCGGCCTTGACTCGACTCGATTGCACAACTAATTTGGACTGGAACCATaccaaaaatatgttttttttaaaaaaaaattggatattTATGACCAACATAGATAATGTTCGAAATTATTGATTCTAAATCTGAAAATTCATATAGGTTTACATAGATAAATAGATACTGGTCGGGGAgcaattttaatttgttttcacATAATCGGActaattttatataatacaCTCGATGGATTCCTTgcacatttaaataaaaaagtaaattaattaaatagagAAAATGTTTGGCCGACCCCCCAAATTACCTGCGTGCACGTTTCAACATCGACTCTATGAATTATTAAcaaattgtaatatatatatgggGGAATGGGGATGCATATACTAAGTTGTCGGCACATAGAAATATAAATTATTCGTGAAGGTCACGAAGGTGGTTATATTCTTCATTAAACAACCctgaattaatataaatatcacattttcaaGTGAATTTGGCACCGTATCATTTAGTATCCTACAACAACAAAAGATTAAGGTGAAGAACGTGATCATGGGTTCTTTGCTGCATTCATGGAACCTTGCTAGCTTCTTCTTGGTGTTGGCTTTCATTCGCGAAGCAACATCTGCGGGATATTCGACACCCCGGTTTCAACCTAGTGCATGGCGTAATGCCTTTGCAACATTCTATGGTGATGATTCGGGAAATGGAATGGGTGAGTACTTCAGATGTTACATAAATATCATCTCATTCGCTGTATCTTATTAACTATGCTGTACAAATAATCGTGTCATATATAGAATTCGATATAGATGATTCAGTCATGTTTTTGTTTGATTCATTAACCGGCCATACTGGTTTTGATCTACCTAGGCGGAGCTTGTGGATATGGAAACGTGTATAGCAGCGGATACGGGGCGAACACGGCGGCATTGAGCACAGTGATGTTCAACAACGGTTACGGCTGTGGGCAGTGTTTCCAGCTTCAATGCTCCAACTCCAAGTGGTGCACCAAAGGCTCCATCGCGGTCACGGCCACCAACCTCTGCCCTCCAAATTGGGCTCAGGACTCCAACAATGGCGGCTGGTGCAACCCGCCACGCACGCATTTCGACATGTCTAGGTCTGCTTTCACCAAGATTGCCCAGATGCAGGCCGGCATTGTACCCGTCATGTTCCgcaggtatatatatataatagatttttttcactttttgtTCTCAAGAACTctcaaattttcataaacatattgtttttatgaaataatcaaactaaaaaaaatacagGCGTTAAGACAAATGCATGGATTgtttgaagaagaagaaaacccATCCGGTTTATGATAATTAACCAACGATGATaacaattttttgaaatatatattaatagcaCTCCCCCTGCCTCATTGCAGGGTACCATGTATTCGAACCGCGGGCCTACGATTCAACTTCCAGGGCAACGGGTACTGGCCGCTGGTGTACGTCATGAACGTTGGCGGGGGTGGGGATGTATCGACCATGTGGGTGAAGGGGACCAAGACAGGTTGGATAAGCATGAGCCATAACTGGGGAGCTTCGTATCAAGCATTCGCAACGCTTGGAGGCCAAGCTCTTTCTTTCAAGATTACTTCTTACACTAACCATGAAACAGTGGTCGCATACAATGTTGCACCTGCTAACTGGCAAGCTGGAATGACTTATGGTTGTAATGTCAACTTCCATTGATTACGGAAAACATACAGTATGTCTTTTCTCTGAAATATTGAATGATTTTCGATATACATAGATGAATGATTGATATTTATCTATAGATATTCAATATATTGAATGACATAGATTATTTTTAACTAATACATGTCATTCAGCAGAGAAAAGTGCGGAGTTGAACTGAAGATCGGAGACATATTCTTGGAAATGGGCATTTAATTCTTTGAATATatgtttttgttaaatattcTTCTTAATTGGGTTACCTTTTTATTCTTTCACTGGATTCTTCGTCAATATCGAATTTGTCACACCCGATTGCTTTTAAATTCCCATCCACAATTTATGTTGTTTTCTCCCCACAATTTCTTTTGAAACTTCCACCCACTCTTCCCCCATTGTTTTggattttctattttattttattttttatcaatattttagTTATGTACAATTATCATCAATCTTTTGGTTGATTATTTGTTATTAACGTGAGAACTGATATGCCAGGAGTCCAGTTTCGGTCCAGTTCTCTCCTCCAGTGATATCTTCAACCatgacattttaattttttggtcgaaataatacatatataaaagaCTATTGCATGTAGTAACAATGACTTTTTCTCTTCCACGTGCTACAATTGATGTTAATCCGAACAACAATCAAAGACGTCAATTAAGCACAATGCTTCAATGAATAAGAAGACAGACAATGACAGAAGAACGAATGCAATAATATCTTTCATGCATGGCGCTGATCAAACTATCAACAACGAAGATATGAGATTGCATCCATGACATCTCCCGATGAATCCACCTTCACTGTGTCTAATGTTACTCCCGATTCACTTGGTATAATATACAGAACATTCTGCAGGTATTTCGGCCCATTTATTGATCATTGTTTTCAATATTCATTTTACTTTACATCATTGAATAACATAActgttattaaaattttttatataattaatttataataatgaCATTCCGTAGATGAAAATGCCATCTCTCGATGATGAGAGCAACGAATAATATAATTGGATAGTCAGAGATGGAATTTAATTACTGATGATGAAAATACTATGTACTTCGGATCAAGTGGGAGCACATTTTATTTAGATTTGGTTGAGTACAGAGTGAGTATGTTATAGAAATTTTTGGATAGTTGATTCAATTGAAAGTGAGACTTTCAGAGATGAAAACATGATTCAAGGTGATGTATCATAGTAGCGTAGCTCCATAGCTGTGTAACTCGTGGCTCTAGGTAAGGAAGTGCCTTACCGCATTCCTTCAGTTGTTTCTCATTAATTCCTGGTTAATTACAATTCCTGAGTATAGCTCAATAAAAACATAACCCCAAAGCCCGTAGGACGTATGTTAAAACTGTGATACTTCTTGtaccacatcttaaaaattaaagatttaaaatgagtttataatattGGGATGTCAGGGAAATAAACGAGGTAACATCGCAGCGGAACATCATAAGTGATATCAACAATGAATAACATGAACACTAATATTTACAGTGGTTCACCCCAAGATTGGACTACGTCCACTTTAAACCTCTCAAGAAGATCActtctttattaataacaaagaaGACAAGAG
This genomic window from Primulina huaijiensis isolate GDHJ02 chromosome 7, ASM1229523v2, whole genome shotgun sequence contains:
- the LOC140981862 gene encoding expansin-A7; protein product: MGSLLHSWNLASFFLVLAFIREATSAGYSTPRFQPSAWRNAFATFYGDDSGNGMGGACGYGNVYSSGYGANTAALSTVMFNNGYGCGQCFQLQCSNSKWCTKGSIAVTATNLCPPNWAQDSNNGGWCNPPRTHFDMSRSAFTKIAQMQAGIVPVMFRRVPCIRTAGLRFNFQGNGYWPLVYVMNVGGGGDVSTMWVKGTKTGWISMSHNWGASYQAFATLGGQALSFKITSYTNHETVVAYNVAPANWQAGMTYGCNVNFH